The proteins below come from a single Agromyces flavus genomic window:
- a CDS encoding TrkH family potassium uptake protein, which produces MAAQPVGRRGVVRRSWLGGVRDAIDALVRSSPSRFAIIVFASLILITTLLLSLPIARAGAGTGGTPLYDAFFTATSAICVTGLTTVDMATHWSPFGNAVIFIGMNVGGMGVLTLASILGLVISRRLGLRAKLIAASDTNPSRVHAGPVSERQAVRLGEVGGLLATVAISTLSIEAVIMLGMIPSVLAAGYDVGTSVWYSAYYSVSAFTNTGFAPNPLGPVEFFDDYWFQSLLMLDVFLGSLGFPVIYALLRTWRMPRRWSVHVKLTLTTTAILWVAGALTFLVLEYDNPKTYGAFGFGKTLYEAFFMSTMTRSGGFATIDMHDLYGSSLLVTDMLMFVGGGSASTAGGIKVTTLAVLFLAAYAEARGAPAMEAFGRRIPRDILRLAVSVVLWGATIVAVSTVVIVQMTKAPLDFVLFDVISAFATCGLSTGLTESLPPEGKYVMALTMFMGRVGTVTLAAALAAAQKRQLFRRPEERPIVG; this is translated from the coding sequence ATGGCCGCGCAACCCGTGGGCCGCCGGGGCGTGGTCCGGCGCTCATGGCTCGGCGGTGTCCGCGATGCGATCGACGCGCTCGTACGCAGCTCGCCGTCGCGCTTCGCGATCATCGTCTTCGCGAGCCTCATCCTCATCACGACGCTCCTGCTCTCGCTGCCGATCGCCCGTGCCGGCGCCGGGACGGGCGGCACGCCCCTGTACGACGCCTTCTTCACCGCGACCTCGGCGATCTGCGTCACGGGCTTGACCACCGTCGACATGGCCACGCACTGGTCGCCCTTCGGCAACGCCGTGATCTTCATCGGCATGAACGTCGGCGGCATGGGCGTGCTGACGCTCGCCTCGATCCTCGGCCTGGTGATCTCGCGCCGGCTCGGCCTGCGGGCCAAGCTCATCGCGGCGAGCGACACGAACCCGTCGCGCGTGCACGCCGGACCGGTGTCGGAACGACAGGCCGTGCGTCTCGGCGAGGTCGGCGGGCTGCTGGCGACGGTCGCGATCAGCACACTGTCGATCGAGGCGGTCATCATGCTCGGGATGATCCCGAGCGTGCTCGCGGCCGGGTACGACGTGGGCACGAGCGTCTGGTACTCGGCCTACTACTCGGTCAGCGCCTTCACGAACACGGGCTTCGCGCCGAACCCGCTCGGCCCCGTCGAGTTCTTCGACGACTACTGGTTCCAGTCGCTGCTCATGCTCGACGTGTTCCTCGGCAGCCTCGGCTTCCCCGTGATCTACGCGCTGCTGCGCACGTGGCGGATGCCGCGGCGCTGGAGCGTGCACGTCAAGCTGACGCTGACCACGACCGCGATCCTGTGGGTCGCGGGCGCCCTCACGTTCCTCGTGCTCGAGTACGACAACCCGAAGACCTACGGCGCGTTCGGATTCGGCAAGACGCTGTACGAGGCGTTCTTCATGTCGACCATGACCCGCTCGGGCGGCTTCGCCACGATCGACATGCACGACCTGTACGGATCGAGCCTGCTCGTGACCGACATGCTCATGTTCGTCGGCGGCGGATCGGCGTCGACCGCCGGCGGCATCAAGGTGACGACCCTCGCGGTGCTCTTCCTCGCCGCCTACGCCGAGGCCCGCGGCGCGCCCGCGATGGAGGCGTTCGGGCGACGGATCCCTCGCGACATCCTGCGCCTGGCCGTCAGCGTCGTGCTGTGGGGCGCGACGATCGTCGCGGTGTCGACCGTCGTGATCGTGCAGATGACGAAGGCGCCGCTCGACTTCGTGCTGTTCGACGTCATCTCCGCATTCGCGACGTGCGGTCTCTCGACGGGCCTGACCGAGTCGCTGCCGCCCGAGGGCAAGTACGTCATGGCGCTGACCATGTTCATGGGCCGCGTCGGCACCGTCACGCTGGCGGCGGCACTCGCGGCGGCCCAGAAACGCCAACTGTTCAGGAGACCGGAAGAGAGGCCCATCGTTGGTTGA
- a CDS encoding ArsR/SmtB family transcription factor, with protein sequence MADIFDVVADPTRRDILGVLLDRETSVPESGGEISVGEIVTALGVSQPTVSKHLKVLRESGLVAVREEGQHRYYRLDRAPLERLEDWLIPFVSTDAATDAVTLAGADAEVDLNADQRAFASALGKAFAETAHQVTAVVAQRKRR encoded by the coding sequence ATGGCGGACATCTTCGACGTGGTGGCGGACCCGACCAGGCGAGACATCCTCGGCGTCCTCCTCGACCGTGAGACGTCGGTACCCGAGTCCGGCGGCGAGATCAGCGTCGGCGAGATCGTCACGGCCCTCGGCGTGAGCCAGCCCACGGTGTCCAAGCACCTCAAGGTGCTCCGCGAGTCGGGCCTGGTCGCCGTGCGCGAGGAGGGGCAGCACCGCTATTACCGGCTCGATCGCGCGCCGCTCGAGCGCCTCGAAGACTGGCTGATCCCCTTCGTGTCGACGGATGCCGCGACCGACGCGGTCACGCTGGCCGGCGCCGATGCCGAGGTCGACCTCAACGCCGACCAGCGCGCGTTCGCCTCGGCGCTCGGCAAGGCGTTCGCCGAGACCGCGCACCAGGTCACCGCGGTCGTGGCGCAGCGCAAGCGCCGTTAG
- a CDS encoding TlpA family protein disulfide reductase gives MGARRFAGLVALAAASVLVLAGCSSDPLAEQYRAGSNKGYIAGDGTIAEFPADERGEPIAFEGETIEGDTLDSADLAGEVTVVNFWYAGCAPCRAEAPMLQQVFEEVDGDGAAFVGVNVRDQAATAASFEENYGITYPSIVDANDGAVQYAFAGDVPPAAVPTTLVLDAEGRVAARILGQLKDASILETIVRDVIAEQA, from the coding sequence ATGGGCGCGCGCAGGTTCGCCGGGTTGGTCGCGCTCGCCGCGGCATCCGTGCTCGTGCTGGCGGGGTGCTCGAGCGACCCGCTCGCCGAGCAGTACCGCGCGGGCAGCAACAAGGGCTACATCGCCGGCGACGGCACGATCGCCGAGTTCCCGGCTGACGAGCGCGGCGAGCCGATCGCGTTCGAGGGCGAGACCATCGAGGGCGACACCCTCGACTCCGCCGACCTGGCCGGCGAGGTCACGGTCGTCAACTTCTGGTACGCGGGCTGCGCGCCGTGCCGCGCCGAGGCGCCGATGCTGCAGCAGGTCTTCGAGGAGGTCGATGGTGACGGCGCCGCGTTCGTCGGGGTGAACGTCCGCGACCAGGCCGCCACCGCGGCATCCTTCGAGGAGAACTACGGCATCACCTACCCGTCGATCGTCGACGCGAACGATGGCGCCGTGCAGTACGCCTTCGCCGGCGACGTGCCGCCGGCAGCCGTGCCGACGACGCTCGTGCTCGACGCCGAGGGACGCGTCGCCGCGCGTATCCTCGGCCAGCTGAAGGACGCGTCGATCCTCGAGACCATCGTGCGCGACGTCATCGCCGAGCAGGCGTAG
- a CDS encoding DUF559 domain-containing protein produces MQLPEELSSAAFSVRRGRKAGLSTGRLRGPDLVRPFHGVRVIATVDLDLIAVCRAYAERMRPCEVFTHRTAAALHGLPVRGMRPDGEIDVAAIAPKGLPRAHGVRGHRVKADLVSIEEVDGLRVISAIDAWCQLAAELTERTLVVLGDALVRRQGPIATIEALRRAVEGMAGRRGARRLARAFARVRANTDSPQETWLRLDLVDAGLPEPAVNVTIHDATGKQIAIGDLVYLEWRVLVEYDGEQHREDRAQYARDVERLDDLARAGWRVIRFNATHTGPRRILAIARVREALLAAGWAGH; encoded by the coding sequence GTGCAATTGCCGGAAGAACTCTCGAGTGCGGCGTTCTCGGTGCGCCGCGGGCGCAAGGCCGGCCTGAGCACCGGCCGCCTGCGCGGACCCGACCTGGTCCGCCCGTTCCACGGTGTCCGGGTCATCGCCACCGTCGACCTCGACCTGATCGCGGTCTGTCGCGCGTACGCCGAGCGGATGCGACCGTGCGAAGTCTTCACGCATCGAACGGCGGCGGCGCTGCACGGGCTGCCGGTCAGGGGGATGCGTCCCGACGGCGAGATCGACGTCGCAGCCATCGCACCGAAGGGACTGCCGCGTGCTCACGGCGTGCGCGGGCATCGTGTGAAGGCCGACCTCGTCAGCATCGAGGAGGTCGACGGTCTGCGCGTGATCTCGGCGATCGACGCCTGGTGTCAACTCGCTGCCGAGCTGACCGAACGTACGCTCGTCGTCCTGGGTGACGCGCTGGTTCGCCGGCAGGGTCCGATTGCGACCATCGAGGCATTGCGTCGGGCTGTCGAGGGGATGGCCGGGCGACGCGGCGCGCGTCGGTTGGCCAGGGCGTTCGCCCGGGTGCGGGCGAACACCGACTCGCCGCAGGAGACTTGGCTCCGCCTCGACCTCGTCGATGCCGGGCTGCCCGAGCCGGCCGTCAACGTGACCATCCACGATGCGACGGGCAAGCAGATCGCGATCGGCGACCTCGTCTATTTGGAATGGCGCGTCCTGGTCGAGTACGACGGCGAGCAGCACCGCGAGGACCGCGCGCAGTATGCACGAGACGTCGAACGACTCGACGATCTCGCGCGGGCCGGATGGCGCGTCATCCGCTTCAATGCCACCCACACCGGCCCGCGCCGGATCCTCGCGATCGCACGCGTTCGCGAGGCGCTCCTCGCCGCCGGCTGGGCGGGCCACTGA
- the resB gene encoding cytochrome c biogenesis protein ResB, with translation MGTEGAVAGAGGSAGPLTAPKLGPVGWLRFVWRQLTSMRTALLLLLLLAIAAVPGSLVPQRSSDPNGVVQYFADNPDLAPVLDGFQMFDVYTSVWFSAIYLLLFVSLIGCIIPRTKHHFEALRARPPRTPARLSRLSAYTERPLADDETAEDAIARAAAALKKAGYRVERFDLRGAASVSAERGYLRETGNLVFHTALVGVLVTVAIGGGFGFSGQRVIVEGQSFVNTLAAYDSFNPGRFFDDSRLTPYRLTLDELDAVYETENRDALGQPIDFTARVTIDGEGGSAEREVKVNEPLYEYGTDVYLLGNGYAPTITVRDPDGNVVFTDSIPFLPQDANLTSIGVVKVPDGLDEQLGMVGFFYPTQTTLPSGAYTSSYPDLVYPVLTLNVYSGDLGLDEGTPRSVYQLDTTGMEQLTGGDTGVDSVELMPGETTELPNGLGTVEFETATPDAASDDFSQSVPRFASFDVHHDPSQGWVLVFAVLIIGGLLLSLFVPRRRMWVKAVQRADGTTVLEYAGLARGDDPGLERAVDEFADQHAKPSATGPETSST, from the coding sequence GTGGGGACCGAGGGCGCGGTCGCCGGCGCCGGCGGTTCCGCGGGTCCCCTCACCGCGCCCAAGCTCGGCCCCGTCGGGTGGCTGCGCTTCGTGTGGCGCCAGCTCACGAGCATGCGCACCGCGTTGCTGCTCCTGCTGCTGCTCGCCATCGCCGCCGTGCCCGGCTCGCTCGTGCCGCAGCGGTCGAGCGACCCGAACGGCGTCGTGCAGTACTTCGCCGACAACCCCGACCTCGCGCCGGTGCTCGACGGATTCCAGATGTTCGACGTGTACACGTCGGTCTGGTTCTCGGCGATCTACCTGCTGCTGTTCGTGTCGCTCATCGGCTGCATCATCCCGCGCACGAAGCACCACTTCGAGGCGCTGCGGGCGCGCCCGCCGAGGACGCCGGCGCGGCTCTCGCGGCTCTCCGCGTACACCGAGCGGCCGCTGGCCGACGACGAGACCGCCGAGGATGCGATCGCACGAGCTGCGGCCGCACTGAAGAAGGCGGGCTACCGGGTCGAGCGCTTCGACCTTCGCGGCGCGGCATCCGTCTCGGCCGAGCGCGGCTACCTGCGCGAGACCGGCAACCTCGTCTTCCACACCGCCCTCGTCGGGGTGCTCGTGACGGTGGCGATCGGCGGCGGGTTCGGCTTCTCGGGCCAGCGCGTCATCGTCGAGGGCCAGTCGTTCGTGAACACCCTCGCGGCGTACGACTCGTTCAACCCGGGCCGCTTCTTCGACGACAGCCGCCTCACGCCGTACCGGCTGACGCTCGACGAGCTGGACGCGGTCTACGAGACCGAGAACCGCGATGCGCTCGGCCAGCCCATCGACTTCACGGCGCGCGTCACGATCGACGGCGAAGGCGGCTCGGCCGAGCGCGAGGTCAAGGTCAACGAGCCGCTGTACGAGTACGGCACCGACGTCTACCTGCTCGGCAACGGCTACGCGCCCACCATCACGGTGCGCGACCCCGACGGGAACGTCGTGTTCACCGACTCGATCCCGTTCCTCCCGCAGGACGCGAACCTGACCTCGATCGGCGTCGTGAAGGTGCCCGACGGGCTCGACGAGCAGCTCGGCATGGTCGGCTTCTTCTACCCGACGCAGACCACCCTGCCGTCGGGCGCGTACACCTCGAGTTACCCCGACCTCGTGTACCCCGTGCTCACGCTCAACGTCTACTCGGGCGACCTCGGCCTCGACGAGGGGACGCCGCGCTCGGTGTACCAGCTCGACACGACCGGCATGGAGCAGCTCACGGGCGGCGACACCGGCGTCGACTCGGTCGAGCTCATGCCGGGCGAGACCACCGAGCTGCCGAACGGGCTCGGCACGGTCGAGTTCGAGACCGCGACCCCGGACGCCGCGTCCGACGACTTCTCGCAGAGCGTGCCGCGCTTCGCCTCGTTCGACGTGCACCACGACCCGTCGCAGGGCTGGGTGCTCGTGTTCGCGGTGCTCATCATCGGCGGGCTGCTGCTGTCGCTCTTCGTGCCGCGTCGGCGCATGTGGGTGAAGGCCGTGCAGCGAGCCGATGGCACGACCGTGCTCGAGTACGCGGGCCTCGCGCGCGGCGACGATCCGGGCCTCGAGCGCGCGGTCGACGAGTTCGCCGACCAGCACGCGAAACCCTCGGCGACCGGGCCGGAAACTTCTTCGACGTAA
- a CDS encoding glutaredoxin family protein, with product MSPRDIRLTLIGKPGCHLCDDAREVVTCVREELAATPGAPGTTLDELSILDDDALRARYAEEIPVLLVDGEVHGYWRIDPVRLKTALLAAA from the coding sequence GTGAGCCCCCGAGACATCCGCCTCACCCTCATCGGCAAGCCCGGATGCCACCTGTGCGACGACGCGCGGGAGGTCGTCACGTGCGTGCGCGAGGAACTCGCGGCGACGCCGGGGGCACCGGGCACCACGCTCGACGAGCTGTCGATCCTCGACGACGACGCGCTCCGCGCGCGCTACGCCGAGGAGATCCCGGTGCTGCTCGTCGACGGCGAGGTGCACGGGTACTGGCGCATCGACCCGGTGCGGCTGAAGACGGCACTGCTGGCCGCGGCCTGA
- a CDS encoding histidine phosphatase family protein, translating to MPAEQIHLVRHGEVFNPQGVLYGRLPGYGLSDLGRAMAEAAAVDLVMRKRHVASLISSPLQRTQQSAEPIAKAFSLEPALDDRIIEPTNRFEGKRMAGPDSALRDVRNWVFLVNPWEPSWGEPFGKIADRMLHAMHDAADAVDDGDVVMVSHQLPIWMAHRRVAGKSLAHDPRRRRCALSSITTFERRGRRFVEVGYRDPAAGLQEQATDVGAV from the coding sequence GTGCCGGCCGAGCAGATCCATCTCGTGCGCCACGGCGAGGTCTTCAACCCCCAGGGCGTGCTCTACGGTCGTCTCCCCGGATACGGCCTGAGCGATCTCGGCCGTGCCATGGCCGAGGCCGCCGCGGTCGACCTCGTGATGCGCAAGCGCCACGTCGCCTCGCTCATCTCGTCGCCCCTGCAGCGCACCCAGCAGTCGGCCGAGCCGATCGCGAAGGCCTTCTCGCTCGAGCCGGCGCTCGACGACCGCATCATCGAGCCGACGAACCGGTTCGAGGGCAAGCGGATGGCGGGACCCGACTCCGCGTTGCGCGACGTGCGCAACTGGGTCTTCCTCGTGAACCCGTGGGAGCCGAGCTGGGGCGAGCCGTTCGGCAAGATCGCCGACCGGATGCTTCACGCCATGCACGACGCCGCAGACGCGGTCGACGACGGCGACGTGGTGATGGTCAGCCACCAACTGCCGATCTGGATGGCGCACCGCCGCGTCGCCGGCAAGTCGCTCGCGCATGATCCGCGGCGGCGTCGCTGCGCGCTCTCGAGCATCACGACGTTCGAGCGGCGCGGTCGCCGCTTCGTCGAGGTCGGCTACCGCGACCCGGCCGCCGGGCTGCAGGAGCAGGCGACCGACGTGGGGGCGGTGTGA
- a CDS encoding FAD-dependent oxidoreductase has protein sequence MTSIRRERSVPIDPDRHSDVIVVGAGITGLSTAIMLLAAGRRVTVIEQDVPGALASGRNTGKATLLQGNRLAVIRRGHPARLVRAYVDANRAGQQWLRRACERAGVEVREATAYSYAQTVDGIEAVDAEVRAGREAGLPVRRVTEIPDDVPFPVAGAAALDGQLALDPAELMRGLAELATAGGGRIVTGARALGVTASSPAQVRTSAGTFTAEQVVIATGAPMLNRGLYWAKTGGSRSMLASFEMPAGAALPDGLYLSVDQPTRSIRRDDHGDATRLIVGGANHRTGRVPSTRELLDELVGWAQTWWPDATDPVHWAAQDYQSHNLIPFVGRMPRGRGRIWFATGYAKWGLTNGSAAGIRIAHEMLGARRPDWGRVIGSRLTTPGDFARGAVDGARVGAFLARRWVHALRAPVAEAAPPPPEGVGVVLRRGTRPVGVSTVGGETCEVSAVCTHLGGVLQWNDAECTWDCPLHASRFDHRGNRIEGPALRDLARVDATPLDEVLRAGAAERAAAGAGRPASGGAADAPGG, from the coding sequence ATGACGAGCATCCGACGCGAGCGCTCTGTTCCCATCGACCCCGACCGGCATTCCGACGTGATCGTCGTCGGAGCCGGCATCACCGGCCTGTCGACCGCGATCATGCTGCTCGCCGCCGGCCGCCGGGTGACCGTGATCGAGCAGGACGTGCCGGGCGCGCTCGCGAGCGGACGCAACACCGGCAAGGCGACCCTGCTCCAGGGCAACCGGCTCGCCGTCATCCGCCGAGGTCATCCGGCGCGACTGGTGCGCGCCTACGTCGACGCCAACCGCGCCGGGCAGCAGTGGCTGCGGCGCGCGTGCGAACGGGCCGGCGTCGAGGTGCGCGAGGCGACCGCGTACAGCTACGCCCAGACCGTCGACGGCATCGAGGCGGTCGACGCCGAGGTGCGGGCCGGGCGCGAGGCGGGGCTGCCGGTCCGGCGCGTCACCGAGATCCCCGACGACGTGCCGTTCCCGGTCGCCGGCGCAGCGGCGCTCGACGGCCAGCTCGCGCTCGATCCGGCCGAGCTCATGCGCGGGCTCGCCGAGCTCGCGACGGCGGGCGGCGGGCGCATCGTCACGGGTGCCCGCGCGCTCGGGGTGACCGCGTCCTCGCCGGCGCAGGTGCGCACGAGCGCGGGGACCTTCACCGCCGAGCAGGTCGTCATCGCGACCGGCGCTCCGATGCTCAACCGCGGCCTGTACTGGGCGAAGACCGGTGGATCGCGCTCGATGCTCGCGTCGTTCGAGATGCCCGCGGGTGCGGCGCTGCCCGATGGGCTGTACCTGTCGGTGGACCAGCCGACGCGCAGCATCCGCCGCGACGACCACGGGGATGCGACGCGCCTGATCGTCGGCGGGGCGAACCACCGCACGGGTCGCGTGCCGAGCACTCGCGAGCTGCTCGACGAGCTCGTCGGCTGGGCGCAGACCTGGTGGCCCGACGCGACCGACCCGGTGCACTGGGCGGCGCAGGACTACCAGTCGCACAACCTCATCCCGTTCGTCGGCCGGATGCCGCGGGGCCGGGGTCGGATCTGGTTCGCGACGGGGTACGCCAAGTGGGGCCTCACCAACGGCTCGGCGGCCGGCATCCGCATCGCCCACGAGATGCTGGGCGCGCGCCGACCCGATTGGGGCCGCGTGATCGGCTCGCGGTTGACGACCCCGGGCGATTTCGCGCGCGGCGCCGTCGACGGTGCTCGGGTCGGTGCGTTCCTCGCGCGCAGGTGGGTGCACGCGCTGCGGGCACCCGTCGCGGAGGCCGCGCCGCCGCCGCCCGAGGGCGTGGGCGTCGTGCTGCGCCGCGGCACGCGTCCGGTCGGCGTCTCCACGGTCGGCGGCGAGACCTGCGAGGTCTCGGCGGTGTGCACCCACCTCGGAGGCGTGCTGCAGTGGAACGACGCCGAGTGCACGTGGGACTGCCCGCTGCACGCGTCGCGCTTCGACCACCGCGGCAACCGCATCGAGGGTCCCGCGCTGCGCGACCTCGCGCGCGTCGATGCGACGCCGCTCGACGAGGTGCTGCGCGCGGGCGCCGCCGAACGCGCCGCCGCGGGTGCGGGCCGGCCCGCCTCGGGCGGCGCCGCCGACGCCCCTGGCGGCTGA
- a CDS encoding cytochrome c biogenesis CcdA family protein has translation MDLNEIIVSGQLLAAVPIAIAAGLVSFLSPCVLPLVPGYLGYLGGFADASAEETEQRRARRRLLLGVLLFIAGFSLVFLIFTTTFGALGAWLARYADVIIRVAGVLLIGLGLVFIGQFTFLQRTFKPSWRPATGLAGAPLLGVVFGLGWTPCIGPTLAVVLTLSADAGSAGRGALLGLAYCIGLGIPFVLVALGFGWAANALAFVRRHIRAVNLIGGGLLIVIGLLMVSGLWTIWMYELQAVISGFVPAI, from the coding sequence ATGGACCTCAACGAGATCATCGTCAGCGGGCAGCTGCTCGCGGCCGTGCCCATCGCGATCGCCGCGGGCCTCGTGTCGTTCCTGTCGCCGTGCGTGCTCCCGCTCGTGCCCGGGTACCTCGGCTACCTCGGTGGCTTCGCCGACGCGAGCGCCGAGGAGACCGAGCAGCGTCGAGCGCGCCGCCGGCTGCTGCTGGGCGTGCTCCTCTTCATCGCGGGCTTCTCGCTCGTGTTCCTCATCTTCACGACGACGTTCGGCGCGCTCGGCGCCTGGCTCGCACGCTATGCCGACGTCATCATCCGCGTGGCCGGCGTGCTGCTCATCGGGCTGGGTCTGGTCTTCATCGGCCAGTTCACGTTCCTGCAGCGCACCTTCAAGCCGTCGTGGCGACCGGCGACCGGGCTCGCGGGCGCACCCCTGCTCGGGGTCGTCTTCGGGCTGGGGTGGACGCCCTGCATCGGCCCGACGCTCGCGGTCGTGCTCACGCTGAGTGCCGACGCCGGGTCGGCCGGCCGCGGCGCGCTGCTCGGCCTGGCGTACTGCATCGGCCTCGGCATCCCGTTCGTGCTCGTCGCGCTCGGGTTCGGCTGGGCGGCGAACGCGCTCGCGTTCGTGCGCCGGCACATCCGCGCGGTGAACCTCATCGGCGGCGGGTTGCTCATCGTCATCGGCCTGCTCATGGTGTCGGGTCTGTGGACCATCTGGATGTACGAGTTGCAGGCGGTGATCAGTGGCTTCGTCCCCGCGATCTGA
- a CDS encoding 30S ribosomal protein bS22, whose product MGSVIKKRRKRMAKKKHRKLLRKTRHQRRNKK is encoded by the coding sequence GTGGGTTCCGTCATCAAGAAGCGTCGCAAGCGCATGGCGAAGAAGAAGCACCGCAAGCTGCTTCGCAAGACGCGCCACCAGCGTCGCAACAAGAAGTAG
- a CDS encoding GNAT family N-acetyltransferase produces the protein MPRPGLVIRTTREDDWRAMRELRLEMLRDTPIAFGDTLERALGYGETEWRIRARRGEANEQTLIVAIDGDRWVGTMGCYVPDLSTGPLLVGVYVSPDRRGEQAGVTRALLTEIERWAGERSDRLRLEVHEDNPRARRFYEKLGFAYTGHSRPYELEPGGLELEMEKRLR, from the coding sequence ATGCCACGACCCGGACTGGTGATCCGAACGACCCGCGAGGACGACTGGCGGGCGATGCGAGAGCTGCGCCTCGAGATGCTCCGCGACACTCCCATCGCCTTCGGCGACACGCTCGAACGCGCGCTCGGCTACGGCGAGACCGAGTGGCGGATCCGCGCCCGCCGCGGCGAGGCGAACGAGCAGACGCTCATCGTCGCGATCGACGGCGACCGGTGGGTCGGCACGATGGGCTGCTACGTGCCCGACCTCAGCACGGGCCCGTTGCTGGTCGGCGTCTACGTCTCGCCCGATCGCCGTGGCGAGCAGGCCGGCGTCACTCGGGCCCTGCTCACCGAGATCGAGCGCTGGGCGGGCGAGCGCAGCGACCGGCTGCGCCTCGAGGTGCACGAGGACAATCCCCGTGCACGGCGGTTCTACGAGAAGCTCGGGTTCGCGTACACCGGCCACAGCCGGCCGTACGAACTCGAGCCGGGCGGGTTGGAGCTCGAGATGGAGAAGCGGCTCCGATAG
- the aspS gene encoding aspartate--tRNA(Asn) ligase, with product MNTRTLVKDLAALPDGPVTVAGWVETVRDQKKVQFIILRDESGAVQLVNPAVRELDPEGVSVGAAEALALTEQISALGHGTFISVSGDLKHDERVKLGGLEVKIGSLDVVSEALETPIAADSSLDKRQDWRFLDLRHPRQNLIFRIQTTFLHALRTYWVERGWIEIQTPKLMASASESRAELFELGYFEGTAYLSQSPQFFKQMAQPAGFGRVFEVGPAFRADPSFTSRHATEFTSIDAEMSWVDSHEDVMTMHEEVLVAAFTAVKDRHGAEIQELFGVEITVPSTPFPRIPLAEAKEIVASRGYVVPRTDADMDPEGERQISQYVREELGHEFVFLTDYASSIRPFYHMRHADDAGLTNSYDLIFNGVEISTGAQREHRVDVLIEQAKEKGLEPEELDFYLDFFRYGVPPHGGFGMGLARVLMLMLHEHSIRETTYLFRGPTRLLP from the coding sequence GTGAACACGCGCACCCTCGTCAAGGACCTCGCCGCACTTCCCGACGGCCCCGTCACCGTCGCCGGATGGGTCGAGACCGTCCGCGATCAGAAGAAGGTGCAGTTCATCATCCTCCGCGACGAGTCGGGTGCGGTGCAGCTCGTGAATCCCGCCGTGCGCGAGCTCGACCCCGAGGGCGTCAGCGTCGGCGCCGCCGAGGCGCTCGCGCTGACCGAGCAGATCTCGGCGCTCGGGCACGGCACGTTCATCAGCGTGTCCGGCGACCTCAAGCACGACGAGCGCGTCAAGCTCGGTGGGCTCGAGGTCAAGATCGGCTCGCTCGACGTCGTGTCGGAGGCGCTCGAGACGCCGATCGCGGCCGACTCGAGCCTCGACAAGCGGCAGGACTGGCGCTTCCTCGACCTGCGCCACCCCAGGCAGAATCTCATCTTCCGCATCCAGACCACGTTCCTGCACGCGCTGCGGACGTACTGGGTCGAGCGCGGCTGGATCGAGATCCAGACGCCGAAGCTCATGGCGTCGGCATCCGAGTCGCGCGCCGAGCTGTTCGAGCTCGGTTACTTCGAGGGCACCGCGTACCTCTCGCAGAGCCCGCAGTTCTTCAAGCAGATGGCGCAGCCGGCCGGGTTCGGCCGTGTCTTCGAGGTCGGCCCGGCGTTCCGCGCCGACCCGTCCTTCACGTCGCGCCACGCGACCGAGTTCACCTCGATCGACGCCGAGATGAGCTGGGTCGACTCGCACGAGGACGTCATGACGATGCACGAGGAGGTCCTCGTCGCGGCCTTCACGGCCGTCAAGGATCGGCACGGCGCAGAGATTCAGGAGCTGTTCGGCGTCGAGATCACGGTGCCGAGCACGCCGTTCCCGCGCATCCCGCTCGCCGAGGCGAAGGAGATCGTCGCGTCGCGCGGCTACGTCGTGCCGCGCACCGACGCCGACATGGACCCCGAGGGCGAGCGGCAGATCTCGCAGTACGTCAGGGAGGAGCTCGGCCACGAGTTCGTGTTCCTCACCGACTACGCGTCGAGCATCCGGCCGTTCTACCACATGCGCCACGCGGATGACGCGGGCCTGACGAACTCGTACGACCTCATCTTCAACGGGGTCGAGATCTCCACCGGCGCGCAGCGCGAGCACCGCGTCGACGTGCTGATCGAGCAGGCGAAGGAGAAGGGCCTCGAGCCCGAGGAGCTCGACTTCTACCTCGACTTCTTCCGCTACGGCGTGCCGCCCCACGGCGGGTTCGGCATGGGCCTCGCGCGCGTGCTCATGCTCATGCTGCACGAGCACTCGATCCGCGAGACGACCTACCTCTTCCGCGGCCCGACGCGCCTGCTGCCGTAG